The Lathyrus oleraceus cultivar Zhongwan6 chromosome 5, CAAS_Psat_ZW6_1.0, whole genome shotgun sequence genome includes the window AATGCTATAATTTTATAGTCTGATTATTGCAACTTCTTTGGAATTTTGCAGTGCGTTGGATGGAGTGGTCAACTTCTGGCAAGTACAAGCTAGAGGGTATGCCCTAATTTACCTTTCTGGTGACACTTTGGAGAGCTTTTATTCTTATTTTTGGTGACAATGTTGGTATAAATAGACATGCCAAATATAAAATTGGGAAAGGGGAGTCTTTGCTTATCAGGTTTTTGCGCAAACATAATCTGTCTGTACTCTATGGTTGCTCCTTCTGCCTTTGCTGACAGTCTATTGTCTATTATTAAGAGTAGTTTAGTGGCAGTTGTTATATTATTAGAAGTAGTAATGTCTTATTAATTATGCGAGTTATGTTTAGAATAAATAGGGGAAGATACGAGAGAGTTTACTATTGTAGAATTTGGCAGGAAAGGGTCCATTTTGGCATTCGGAGGTGCAGACCCTCCGAAGTTCTGCAATATTAACCTATAATTCAAAGAGATTTTTCCTATATTCTTTCAAATATCATTTTGTTTCTATCACTTTATGATGGTTCTTTCCTTTATCACTGATGGTTTTGTCCTCGGTATACATGATGTTTAGGAGTTTAAAGCATTATAGCTGAACTTAAAAATATTATAACGTGGACTCACCCATATAATCTTATTCATATTTTCTTTCTTGCAGATCAGGAGCCTCTTTGCTTAACTCTTCTGATTGTGCATCCCAAAAACAGAGGAGATGGCCAGAGGATATAGCATGGCACCCGGAAGGGAACAGGCTCTTTTCAGTATATACTGCTGATAGTGGAGACTCACAAATATCAGTTACAAATCTGAATAACGTAAAAGGGGTATGGCTTTTAACACATAACTTTGGATTTGTGTTTCTCGTATTGGTCACTGCTATTGATAAATGCAAAATTTATATATAATTTACAGGAGCACCGTGTTAAATTCTTAGAGGACAAGCCCCATTTCAAGGGAATTATCAATGGCATTGTTTTCATGCCTTGGGAAGATACATGTTTTGTAACTGGTGGAAGTGACCATGCTGTTGTACTTTGGCGTGAACAGGATGACAAGGACAAATGGAAACCAAGACCATTGCACAGGAATCTTCATTCTTCTGCAGTCATGGGTGTTGCTGGGATGCAGCAGAAGCAGATTGTGTTATCTGCTGGTGCAGACAAGAGAATACTTGGGTTTGATGTTGGTGTAGGAAGAGCTGATTTCAGTCATCAGATTGATAGTAAATGCATGAGTGTCGTTCCCAATCCATGTGACTTCAACTTGTTTATGGTTCAAACAGGGTAAGTTGCTATTAGGTTTTCACAAGCTTTGCCATGGAGAATGCAGAAATATAAACATGCTTTAAATTTGAAGTTTTTATCTGTCACGTTTTTCTTTTTTAAGGAAAATAGAGTATGTTCACTTAAAAGCAGCTAAATAAGATTTGATTTCGAGAAAATTTAAACAAAAGGGATTTTGGTTTGGTTACTTCATTTTTAAATTCCCATACTACTTGATGCAGTGCACAACCACCATTTTATAATCTCATGTCTGTCTTTTAACTGGTAAAAATGGAATCTCTATGCAACACCATTATGGTGGAGAAAGTTATTAAACAAATGAGATGTCTTAAGAATGGGTGGTTGGGTTTAATTCAACCCTACAAAATCGACTTGTAAGGTGAGGATTGCCTTCATTTATCAACACATGTTCAGACAATATATtatccgatgtgggactcttTAACACCCCCTCTCACGTCTGGGATTTGCGATTGGAACATGGAACTAAATGGTGGGTGGTCCAATGAATCTTAAACGAGATTGATACCATCTTAAGAATGTGTGGTTGAGCCTAATTACTCTACAAAACCGGTCCTTGTAAGGTGAGGATTACCTCCatttataaacacatgttcaagtcatatattgtccgatgtgagACTCTTTAACAAGATGATTGTCCCATAATTCAGTAGTTGCATGACAAATTTAACCCCTTCAATATAAGGAAGAGAGTCTATTCAACTGTTGTGATTTTAAGCTGAAAGTTCCCTTTTTCTATTCATATTCTTGGTTGAAATGATAGTTTAAAGTCAAAAGCTACTTTACAATAATATTGGTTGGTATCTTCTATTCTGTATTGAATTGAGGACATAATCGGCCTTTAAGATAGGAACATAAGTATGTCCAAAGGTATAGCAATATACAAATACCATGTTGATCCTGTTTCTACTTGACACCAAGATTTTTCTTCTATTGCCTTTCTTTAGTATTATTTAGCTTGCTGAAAATTTATAGTATATTAACTATTTTTTTTTATCAGGACTCACGAGAAGCAGCTTCGACTATTTGATATTAGATTAAGACGGACAGAACTTCATGCTTTTGGGTGGAAGCAGGAAAGCAGTGAATCCCAATCAGCACTGATAAATCAGGCCTGGTCTCCTGATGGTCTTTATATAACATCTGGTTCAGCGGATCCTGTAATTCATATATTTGATATAAGATATAATCTTAACAAGCCTTCCCAATCTATAAGAGCTCACCAGAAACGAGTCTTCGGAGCCATGTGGCTTCAGTCTATTCCTCTTCTCATATCCATATCATCTGATCTCAACATTGGGTTGCACAAGATTTACTAGAGACAACCTCTACTGAAGTAAAAGTCTTCTGTTTCCATCTTTTTGTTGGTGCTGATTATTGAATTCTTAATTTACTTAAATTATTTTAGG containing:
- the LOC127078638 gene encoding uncharacterized protein LOC127078638 — protein: MVDSEQMDQEDNGTTSREEQEEALVALIEHRTHEVSNLQKRISYYKTQLDEAEKRLKDSESKLARLRGQTNSVKSATRNVTNLDNDENNGVVAVKKEPRSNSPVDRNERSYKSNNRQSNSKTELVSPTVTPKISRSSKASGSESTPPQVHTPVIGGKSDKSRKEQQIVEVKEKGTKRKLDVKEHKELIPLIRKSSSVKSIHCETSNHISSQHKRKLRSIALCPVNDQLFATSALDGVVNFWQVQARGSGASLLNSSDCASQKQRRWPEDIAWHPEGNRLFSVYTADSGDSQISVTNLNNVKGEHRVKFLEDKPHFKGIINGIVFMPWEDTCFVTGGSDHAVVLWREQDDKDKWKPRPLHRNLHSSAVMGVAGMQQKQIVLSAGADKRILGFDVGVGRADFSHQIDSKCMSVVPNPCDFNLFMVQTGTHEKQLRLFDIRLRRTELHAFGWKQESSESQSALINQAWSPDGLYITSGSADPVIHIFDIRYNLNKPSQSIRAHQKRVFGAMWLQSIPLLISISSDLNIGLHKIY